A section of the Thermodesulfobacteriota bacterium genome encodes:
- a CDS encoding nucleotidyl transferase AbiEii/AbiGii toxin family protein has translation MLDYLGILKKMNEKGIRYIVVGGIAVNLYGIPRMTYDIDLILDLEDKNLEKFLKLLKSWGFKPKVPVDIMEFAEKNKREEWIKKKNMKAFNLVNPEWAISEIDIVIDSPVDYEKAHKRINEIKLHGFTIPVVSIDDLIKMKERTGRQQDKADIRYLKEMKNEKK, from the coding sequence ATGCTTGATTATCTTGGTATATTAAAAAAAATGAACGAAAAAGGAATTCGATACATTGTTGTCGGAGGAATTGCGGTCAACCTGTACGGTATTCCAAGGATGACTTATGATATAGACCTGATACTTGACCTTGAGGACAAGAACTTAGAAAAATTTTTGAAATTGCTAAAAAGCTGGGGATTCAAACCAAAAGTGCCTGTTGACATCATGGAATTTGCAGAGAAGAATAAGAGAGAAGAATGGATAAAAAAGAAGAATATGAAGGCATTCAATCTCGTAAACCCCGAATGGGCTATTTCAGAGATAGACATTGTGATTGATTCACCTGTAGATTATGAGAAGGCGCATAAAAGAATCAATGAGATTAAGCTTCATGGTTTTACAATCCCTGTAGTCTCGATTGACGATCTCATAAAAATGAAGGAAAGGACAGGGAGACAGCAGGATAAGGCTGACATAAGATATCTAAAGGAAATGAAAAATGAAAAGAAGTAA
- a CDS encoding inositol monophosphatase family protein, with product MREIMEVAIEAAKEAGEILKENLGKSVEIGFKGEINLVTDIDINSEKTIVQIIRNTYPDHQILTEECESQKGTSSHKWIIDPLDGTTNYAHGYPCFCVSIAFEKNRDILLGVIYDPVLDELFTAEKGNGACLNGREIRVSSTDKLIHSMLATGFPYDLRESKNNNLIHFNNFIMNAQAIRRAGSAALDLCYVAMGRFDGFWELKLSPWDVAAGSLIVREAGGMVSDFKGGVFDIYSKEILASNGRIHNEMVQVIKKGLD from the coding sequence ATGAGAGAAATTATGGAAGTTGCTATAGAGGCTGCCAAGGAGGCCGGGGAAATTCTGAAGGAGAACTTAGGAAAGTCTGTAGAAATCGGTTTCAAAGGTGAGATAAATCTGGTGACAGATATTGACATAAATTCAGAAAAAACAATCGTTCAAATTATCAGAAATACCTATCCGGATCACCAGATATTGACAGAAGAGTGTGAAAGTCAGAAAGGCACCTCCTCTCATAAATGGATCATAGACCCTCTGGATGGAACTACTAACTATGCCCATGGATACCCATGTTTTTGTGTTTCAATAGCATTCGAGAAGAATAGAGATATTCTGCTTGGTGTTATATACGATCCTGTTTTAGATGAGTTGTTTACGGCAGAAAAGGGAAATGGGGCATGTTTAAATGGGAGGGAAATCCGCGTTTCTTCAACTGATAAGTTAATTCACAGTATGCTGGCAACTGGCTTCCCCTATGATTTAAGAGAAAGTAAAAACAACAACCTTATTCATTTCAACAACTTTATAATGAATGCTCAGGCAATTAGAAGAGCAGGTTCCGCTGCATTGGATCTGTGCTATGTGGCTATGGGTAGGTTTGATGGTTTTTGGGAACTCAAACTATCCCCCTGGGATGTGGCTGCGGGCAGCTTAATCGTTAGAGAAGCAGGAGGGATGGTATCGGATTTTAAAGGGGGAGTCTTTGATATTTATTCTAAAGAAATCCTTGCCAGCAATGGGAGGATACACAATGAAATGGTTCAGGTAATAAAGAAAGGATTGGACTAA
- a CDS encoding bifunctional riboflavin kinase/FAD synthetase, whose product MEIIRGTANLKKKFNTPVITIGNFDGIHLGHQKIFKEVKQRSSELKGDSIVYTFEPHPLNILSPHKKVPLITSFSEKIKLIEESGIDIVICEDFTREYANLSPRQFVKDILMDKIGGRAVFVGHDYAFGKGRKGNIDTLKQLGEEFDFEVHVVDAVKVDDVLVSSTKIRDSIHKGDVKKVAGFLGRNYSISGKVGRGRDRGKGLGFPTANLKSVEEIHPKPGIYVVHVFYGDHPYQGVVNIGFNPTFADGTLSIEVHILDFNKDIYDENIKVSFVERLRDEKAFDSPETLVEQIKKDVERTREIFNKL is encoded by the coding sequence ATGGAAATCATACGAGGAACCGCAAATTTAAAGAAAAAATTTAACACACCAGTTATAACCATAGGAAATTTTGATGGCATTCACCTGGGACACCAAAAAATCTTTAAGGAGGTAAAACAAAGGAGCTCTGAATTGAAAGGAGATTCGATAGTCTACACTTTTGAACCCCATCCTTTAAATATACTGTCTCCCCATAAGAAAGTTCCCTTAATTACTTCCTTTTCAGAAAAGATAAAGTTAATCGAAGAATCGGGGATTGATATTGTAATTTGCGAAGATTTTACCCGTGAATATGCCAATCTGTCTCCAAGACAATTTGTGAAAGATATCCTTATGGATAAGATCGGGGGCAGGGCTGTTTTTGTCGGTCATGATTATGCCTTTGGGAAAGGAAGAAAAGGGAATATTGATACCCTGAAACAGCTGGGTGAAGAATTCGATTTTGAAGTACACGTTGTAGATGCCGTTAAAGTGGATGATGTCCTCGTTAGCAGCACAAAGATCAGGGATAGCATCCACAAGGGAGATGTAAAAAAGGTTGCTGGCTTCTTGGGAAGAAACTACTCAATCTCGGGGAAGGTAGGGAGGGGTAGAGACAGAGGGAAGGGCCTGGGTTTTCCTACGGCAAATCTCAAATCAGTTGAAGAAATCCATCCTAAACCGGGGATATATGTAGTTCATGTATTTTATGGAGATCATCCTTACCAGGGGGTTGTAAATATCGGCTTTAACCCTACCTTTGCAGATGGTACCCTTTCTATCGAAGTGCATATCCTGGATTTTAATAAAGACATATATGACGAAAACATCAAGGTATCCTTTGTAGAAAGGCTGAGAGACGAGAAAGCCTTCGATAGTCCTGAAACACTTGTCGAGCAGATAAAAAAGGATGTGGAAAGGACCAGAGAGATATTTAATAAGCTATAG
- the fdhD gene encoding formate dehydrogenase accessory sulfurtransferase FdhD, with protein MRVKKESSMTQDSKTEQLDIISYSEGSFSSAKKSIIREIPLTIFLNTVEIVTLLCIDDHLKELALGFLNSEGMLNSPDEIISIRLDEERGIVEIATQKSYPISEKLFMKRTITSGCGKGSSFYNVMDSIQCKKVNSQLTISAKQVLGLMKELHSLSYLYKSTGGVHNSALATPEGILVFREDIGRHNAVDKINGECFLKGIDLNDKILLTTGRITSEILIKAGKMGIPILLSRSASTSLAVSMAKEMGITAVGYIRGGNFTIYSYPERVEG; from the coding sequence ATGAGGGTGAAAAAGGAATCTTCAATGACCCAGGATTCAAAGACAGAACAACTGGATATTATTAGTTATTCTGAGGGCTCTTTTTCCAGCGCCAAAAAAAGCATTATAAGAGAGATACCACTGACTATTTTCTTAAATACTGTAGAGATTGTTACTCTCCTTTGTATTGATGATCACTTGAAGGAGCTGGCGCTTGGTTTTCTCAACTCCGAAGGCATGCTGAACTCCCCGGATGAGATCATATCTATCAGGCTCGACGAAGAAAGGGGGATTGTTGAAATTGCCACTCAAAAGTCATACCCTATCTCTGAGAAGCTCTTTATGAAAAGGACTATCACATCAGGATGTGGTAAGGGAAGCAGTTTTTACAATGTTATGGATTCCATCCAGTGTAAGAAGGTCAACTCCCAGCTGACAATCTCTGCCAAACAGGTGCTGGGTCTGATGAAGGAACTCCACAGTCTTTCGTATCTGTATAAATCTACTGGAGGGGTTCACAACTCTGCGCTAGCCACACCTGAAGGAATCCTTGTCTTTAGAGAGGATATAGGAAGGCATAACGCTGTGGATAAGATAAATGGAGAATGCTTTTTAAAGGGGATAGACCTGAATGATAAGATTCTCCTTACCACCGGCAGGATAACCTCTGAAATTCTAATCAAGGCAGGAAAGATGGGGATACCGATTTTACTCTCCCGTTCTGCCTCAACTAGTCTGGCTGTTTCTATGGCTAAAGAGATGGGTATAACAGCTGTAGGCTATATTCGGGGAGGCAATTTCACTATCTATTCCTACCCTGAGAGGGTGGAGGGTTGA
- a CDS encoding DUF401 family protein — translation MVGIVNIGLLFFLIILLVLKKLDLWLTLIIGSVLLGLLFQTPVSSIGEVLLAASMDPETLKLIGALLLILLFSNLMDETGELRKLLESFKNILRDLRIVVGILPAIIGLMPLMGGALISAPMVVTASDELNLSREKRTFLNYWFRHIWEYVLPTYPGIVLASAILGVSIREISLFNLPLFIAAVCSGIIFGYKNVRRNPPVNKSCKKGKLTNNFFKLLRSLSPLLFALFLVIALKVDLVYSFVLTIAVLWVLYRISLRDMVRMVRKSISIEMALMVLGVMFFQKMLETTKAVSVISESLSAVGFPGLLIVISLPFIVGILTGITIAFVGITFPILLPFFHSDGHFLTYMMLSYASGYCGVILSPMHLCLILTKDYFNAGLNEVYRLLWLPAISVFCVGLIITLIWG, via the coding sequence ATGGTTGGTATTGTAAATATTGGATTGCTTTTTTTCTTAATCATCTTATTGGTTTTGAAAAAACTGGACCTGTGGCTTACCCTTATTATTGGGTCGGTTTTACTTGGGTTACTTTTCCAAACGCCTGTATCAAGCATAGGGGAAGTACTCTTGGCAGCCAGTATGGATCCCGAGACTCTGAAATTGATAGGGGCTTTGCTTCTGATACTGCTTTTCAGCAATCTGATGGATGAGACAGGTGAGTTAAGAAAGCTCCTGGAATCCTTCAAGAATATCCTCCGTGATCTCAGGATAGTAGTTGGCATATTGCCTGCGATTATTGGTCTCATGCCTCTTATGGGTGGTGCTTTGATATCTGCCCCCATGGTAGTAACAGCATCGGATGAGTTAAACCTCTCCAGAGAAAAGAGGACATTTCTGAATTATTGGTTCAGACACATCTGGGAATATGTGTTACCCACCTATCCAGGGATAGTTCTTGCTTCTGCAATCTTAGGGGTATCCATAAGAGAGATCAGCCTTTTTAACCTTCCACTTTTTATAGCAGCTGTTTGCAGTGGTATTATTTTTGGATACAAAAATGTTAGGAGAAACCCACCTGTTAATAAATCATGTAAAAAAGGGAAGCTGACAAATAATTTTTTTAAACTACTCAGATCATTATCCCCCCTTTTATTTGCTCTCTTCCTGGTCATTGCCCTAAAGGTTGATCTGGTCTATTCCTTTGTCCTTACTATTGCCGTATTATGGGTACTTTACAGGATTTCTTTAAGGGACATGGTAAGGATGGTCCGTAAAAGCATATCAATAGAGATGGCGCTTATGGTACTGGGGGTAATGTTTTTTCAAAAGATGCTCGAGACTACAAAGGCTGTATCCGTTATCTCGGAAAGCCTTTCGGCTGTAGGGTTCCCCGGCCTTCTTATAGTAATCTCTCTTCCATTTATTGTAGGTATATTGACAGGGATTACCATTGCCTTTGTTGGGATTACCTTCCCGATACTCTTACCCTTCTTTCATTCTGATGGCCATTTTCTCACCTATATGATGCTTTCCTATGCCAGTGGTTATTGTGGTGTCATACTTTCTCCCATGCACCTGTGCCTGATTCTGACAAAGGATTATTTTAATGCCGGGTTAAACGAGGTATACAGGTTGCTCTGGCTTCCGGCTATTTCTGTTTTTTGTGTAGGCTTGATAATCACCCTTATTTGGGGGTAG
- the fabG gene encoding 3-oxoacyl-ACP reductase FabG, whose amino-acid sequence MKLKDKVAVITGSSRGMGRLVALDMAKEGAKVVINGTTPGPVDEVVKEITSQGGQAVANYDTVATMEGGQKIIKTAIDNFGKIDILVNNAAITRDRSLVKMTEEDWDSVIAIDLKGVFSCTKAAMTYMIEQRYGKIINVASAAGKAGNVGQANYSAAKAGVIAFTKTCAKELGKYNITVNAIAPSHKTRMYDNVPEEVFKKIIAARALGRMSEPYEIPPTFIFLASDDASFITGQVIGVDGGLFL is encoded by the coding sequence ATGAAGCTAAAAGATAAGGTTGCTGTAATTACCGGTTCCAGCCGTGGAATGGGAAGGTTAGTAGCTCTGGATATGGCAAAAGAAGGGGCTAAGGTAGTAATAAATGGCACAACCCCTGGGCCAGTGGATGAAGTCGTTAAAGAGATTACATCACAGGGAGGACAGGCAGTCGCAAACTACGATACTGTTGCTACAATGGAGGGGGGGCAGAAAATAATCAAGACAGCCATTGATAACTTTGGGAAAATAGATATTCTTGTAAACAATGCTGCTATCACAAGAGACAGATCCCTGGTCAAGATGACCGAAGAGGATTGGGATTCTGTAATAGCGATTGATTTGAAAGGGGTCTTTTCATGCACCAAAGCAGCCATGACGTATATGATAGAGCAAAGATATGGGAAAATAATAAATGTTGCCTCTGCAGCGGGAAAGGCAGGAAATGTAGGACAGGCAAATTACAGTGCAGCCAAAGCTGGTGTAATTGCTTTCACCAAGACATGTGCGAAGGAACTGGGAAAATACAATATTACCGTCAATGCAATAGCTCCATCCCATAAAACAAGGATGTACGATAATGTCCCTGAAGAGGTATTCAAGAAAATAATAGCTGCCAGAGCACTGGGAAGGATGTCAGAACCATATGAGATACCACCAACCTTTATATTTCTTGCATCCGATGATGCCAGTTTCATTACCGGACAAGTCATTGGTGTAGATGGCGGACTTTTCTTATAG
- a CDS encoding caspase family protein — protein MKTFIYICLIILVSGCVIPVPSQSIQPKRLDPLAGIDVGPSPYSELTVGVIMSENTKSSTRFGQEGRRWVNFDLEKIIERFDDAFRHNFKTVVKLEKMDDANAVHVDLIAVFDRYTEVSRNIKFDASVIFFTPDRSEIDTVKVEGISHSFSGLPAKSIETAAFDTARRLEAAIRSSAKLREFAKSASPHKAAVYASKKGPVIIDIHHIPDFQSSPRPDDLAVIIGIENYKSLPMSDHSKSDAAVIKDYLKAFGFQERNIEFAVDADATKSAIEKAIEAWLPNRVKKDSKVFVYYSGHGAPEPNTSDAYIVPHDGDPNYLEVTGYPLKRLYDRLGKLQVAEVIVLLDSCFSGAGGRSVLAQGARPLVMITDIKTIPSNMAILSATQGSQISTSSPEKGHGIFTYYFLKAIKDGKKNIAEIYEYIKPLVEDEAKQINVQQSPGISPDIEKLKGRFILRK, from the coding sequence ATGAAAACCTTTATCTATATATGTCTGATTATTCTTGTTTCCGGGTGCGTCATACCTGTGCCCAGTCAATCAATTCAGCCAAAACGTCTTGACCCTTTGGCAGGCATTGATGTCGGACCTTCGCCTTACAGCGAGCTTACCGTTGGCGTCATAATGTCAGAAAACACAAAAAGCAGTACACGTTTTGGACAAGAAGGCAGACGCTGGGTTAATTTTGACCTTGAAAAAATCATTGAGAGATTTGACGACGCTTTCAGGCATAATTTCAAGACCGTCGTAAAGCTTGAAAAGATGGATGACGCCAATGCCGTGCATGTAGACCTAATCGCTGTCTTTGACCGTTATACCGAGGTTTCGCGTAATATCAAGTTTGACGCCAGTGTAATATTTTTCACGCCTGATCGTAGCGAGATTGATACCGTCAAGGTAGAAGGTATATCTCATAGTTTTAGTGGACTCCCGGCAAAGTCCATTGAAACAGCAGCATTTGACACTGCGCGCAGATTGGAAGCAGCGATTCGCTCTTCGGCAAAACTTAGAGAATTTGCAAAGTCGGCATCGCCTCATAAGGCTGCCGTCTATGCTTCAAAAAAAGGGCCTGTAATTATAGACATTCACCATATCCCTGATTTTCAATCAAGCCCGAGACCAGATGATTTGGCGGTTATTATCGGAATTGAGAATTATAAAAGCCTTCCAATGTCCGATCACTCAAAAAGCGATGCGGCTGTTATAAAGGATTATCTAAAGGCTTTTGGATTTCAGGAAAGAAACATTGAATTCGCGGTTGATGCCGATGCGACAAAATCAGCCATTGAAAAGGCAATTGAGGCATGGTTGCCAAATCGCGTTAAAAAAGACAGCAAGGTTTTCGTTTATTATTCAGGCCACGGTGCGCCAGAGCCTAACACAAGCGATGCCTACATAGTGCCGCATGATGGAGACCCCAATTATCTTGAGGTTACAGGGTATCCTTTGAAAAGGCTTTACGATAGATTGGGCAAATTGCAGGTGGCGGAGGTCATTGTCCTTCTTGATTCATGCTTCTCAGGAGCAGGCGGAAGGAGTGTATTGGCGCAGGGCGCAAGGCCGTTGGTTATGATAACAGATATTAAAACAATTCCATCAAACATGGCTATACTTTCAGCAACGCAAGGCAGCCAGATAAGCACATCATCTCCTGAAAAAGGACATGGCATATTCACATACTACTTCCTCAAGGCGATAAAAGACGGAAAGAAGAACATAGCAGAGATTTACGAATACATAAAGCCACTGGTAGAAGACGAGGCAAAGCAGATCAATGTTCAGCAAAGCCCGGGTATAAGCCCGGATATTGAAAAATTAAAGGGAAGGTTCATTTTGAGAAAATAG
- a CDS encoding DUF167 domain-containing protein has translation MLYINETANGIVFKVWVQPKSARNEIKDLKGDALRVRITAVPVEGKANNACMDFLARELGISKSQVEIIGGHKSRTKVIRVTGVTKGEIERLAIHDLQA, from the coding sequence ATGTTATATATTAATGAAACTGCCAATGGGATAGTCTTTAAGGTTTGGGTGCAGCCCAAATCTGCCAGAAATGAAATCAAAGACCTAAAGGGAGATGCCTTAAGGGTAAGGATAACTGCTGTTCCGGTTGAAGGCAAAGCAAATAATGCCTGCATGGATTTTCTGGCAAGGGAATTGGGTATTAGTAAATCGCAGGTAGAGATTATCGGAGGCCATAAATCGCGAACAAAGGTGATAAGAGTAACAGGCGTTACGAAAGGTGAAATAGAACGACTTGCAATTCACGATTTACAAGCTTAG
- a CDS encoding ankyrin repeat domain-containing protein: MKKLSVYVLILFILLIAIPGFAWIGELHDAAEHGDIEKARSLLNKGANVNARDSKGNTPLHVAAKYGKKDIALLLIEKGANVNAKDNDEYGITPLDDAVNNGYKEVAQLLIEKGANVNAKKRNTWTALHDAAFGGKKDIVFLLIEKGANVNEKTGVGDTPLHMAAYNGHKDAALLLIEKGAYQTENKDGFTQLHVAARQGKTDVVRLLIEKGWRFVARDNAGRTPLHWAASGGHKEVAQLLIEKGADVNAKMNNNWTPLHDAAFNGSKEIVQLLIEKGADVNSKDNEGFTPLHRATNYMPIFYKGDAEATVLLLLKNGADVNAKTNDGDTPLHFAVLRNDKVKATLIEKGADVNAMNFKGQNTPLHIVSGIGNKEFVLFLIERGTDPGIANKDGKTPLKLAQEKGHTTVALILEEAEKEFVKKLLAKKTEPEKAGQYITKHAIPDFKSAPRLDDLAVIIGIENYQGLPKSDYSKSDAGVVKEYFKALGFQERNIELITDEKATGKSIEKVIEAWLPNRVKKDSRVIVYYSGHGAPEPKTGDAYIVPYDGDPNYLEVTGYPLKRLYEKLGKLEAAEVIVLLDSCFSGAGGRSVLAKGARPLVMTTEGFVLPQNIAVLSATQGTQISSSSPEKGHGIFTYYFLKALKDGKKSLAEIYEYIKPLVEDEAKQINVQQSPSISPDAEKLKGRFELRK; this comes from the coding sequence ATGAAGAAATTATCCGTGTATGTTTTAATCCTTTTTATCCTGCTCATCGCAATTCCCGGCTTTGCCTGGATTGGTGAGTTACATGATGCCGCAGAGCATGGCGATATTGAAAAAGCCCGTAGCCTGCTCAACAAAGGTGCGAATGTGAATGCGAGAGACAGCAAAGGCAATACCCCGCTCCATGTGGCTGCCAAGTATGGGAAAAAGGATATAGCACTTCTTCTGATTGAAAAAGGTGCTAATGTGAACGCAAAGGATAATGATGAATATGGTATAACCCCTCTTGATGACGCTGTGAATAATGGATACAAAGAGGTTGCCCAACTTCTTATTGAAAAGGGAGCTAATGTGAATGCAAAAAAGAGAAATACATGGACAGCTCTCCATGATGCTGCGTTTGGCGGGAAGAAAGACATTGTTTTCCTTCTTATAGAAAAGGGCGCAAATGTGAATGAGAAAACTGGTGTAGGCGACACACCTCTTCATATGGCAGCGTATAATGGTCACAAAGATGCCGCTCTGCTCCTCATTGAAAAGGGGGCATATCAAACAGAGAATAAGGATGGTTTTACCCAACTCCATGTCGCTGCAAGGCAAGGCAAAACTGACGTAGTCAGGCTTCTTATCGAAAAGGGTTGGCGTTTTGTGGCAAGGGACAATGCGGGCCGTACCCCTCTCCATTGGGCAGCGAGTGGGGGGCACAAAGAGGTCGCTCAACTCCTCATTGAAAAGGGAGCCGATGTGAACGCAAAAATGAACAATAACTGGACTCCTCTCCATGATGCAGCGTTTAATGGCTCCAAAGAAATTGTTCAACTGCTAATTGAAAAGGGAGCAGATGTAAACAGTAAAGATAATGAAGGCTTTACCCCTCTGCATAGAGCAACGAACTATATGCCTATCTTTTATAAAGGAGATGCAGAAGCTACTGTTCTCCTCCTCCTAAAAAATGGCGCGGATGTAAATGCAAAGACTAACGATGGTGATACCCCTCTCCATTTTGCTGTGCTAAGGAATGATAAAGTGAAAGCTACCCTCATTGAGAAGGGTGCAGATGTGAACGCAATGAACTTTAAAGGGCAGAACACTCCTCTCCATATTGTTTCTGGTATTGGCAATAAAGAGTTTGTCCTTTTCCTCATTGAAAGGGGCACTGACCCAGGCATAGCAAATAAAGATGGTAAAACACCTTTAAAGTTAGCTCAGGAAAAAGGCCACACAACCGTTGCCCTTATCCTTGAAGAGGCAGAGAAGGAATTTGTCAAAAAACTCCTCGCTAAAAAAACCGAACCTGAAAAAGCAGGTCAATATATTACTAAGCATGCTATACCTGATTTTAAATCTGCACCAAGACTGGATGACCTTGCAGTTATCATCGGCATTGAAAACTATCAGGGGCTGCCAAAATCCGACTATTCAAAGAGCGATGCGGGGGTTGTCAAAGAGTATTTCAAGGCACTTGGATTTCAGGAGAGGAATATTGAATTAATTACTGATGAAAAGGCAACAGGGAAAAGTATTGAAAAGGTAATAGAGGCATGGCTTCCCAATCGTGTTAAAAAAGACAGCAGGGTAATTGTTTATTATTCTGGTCACGGCGCACCAGAGCCAAAAACAGGAGATGCTTATATCGTTCCCTATGACGGAGACCCGAATTATCTTGAAGTTACAGGCTATCCATTAAAGAGGCTGTATGAAAAACTTGGTAAACTTGAGGCAGCGGAGGTCATCGTCCTTCTCGATTCATGCTTTTCAGGCGCAGGTGGGAGGAGTGTCCTTGCAAAAGGGGCAAGGCCGCTCGTGATGACGACAGAGGGTTTTGTTTTGCCGCAGAATATTGCAGTTTTATCTGCAACACAGGGAACACAGATTTCTTCATCATCTCCAGAAAAAGGGCATGGGATTTTCACATACTATTTCCTCAAGGCATTAAAAGACGGCAAAAAGAGCCTCGCAGAGATTTATGAATACATAAAGCCACTTGTAGAAGACGAGGCAAAGCAGATCAATGTCCAGCAAAGCCCAAGTATAAGCCCTGATGCTGAGAAATTAAAGGGAAGGTTTGAATTGAGGAAGTGA
- a CDS encoding type III pantothenate kinase gives MLLVIDVGNTHTVMGVFDGDRLVQDWRIRTQEDHTVDEYGILITNLYFSSRIALRDIKDIVISCVVPPLNITLEELCKKYFNISPLIIEPGIKTGMPIYYDNPKEVGADRIVNAVAAYEKYKQSLIVVDFGTATTFDYISANGEYHGGVIAPGIIISSEALFKRASKLPHVELIKPKSVIGKDTISSMQAGIVLGYASLVDGIVKRIKKEVKSNPKVIATGGLASLIASVSETISEIDKYLTLKGLRILHERNR, from the coding sequence ATGTTGCTGGTTATTGATGTTGGGAATACTCACACTGTTATGGGGGTTTTTGATGGAGACAGACTGGTTCAGGACTGGAGAATCAGGACACAAGAAGACCATACTGTAGACGAGTATGGGATTCTGATCACAAACCTTTATTTTTCCAGCAGGATAGCCTTAAGGGATATTAAGGATATAGTTATCTCGTGTGTTGTACCCCCACTTAATATAACCCTGGAAGAGTTATGTAAGAAATACTTCAACATCAGCCCCCTGATTATAGAACCGGGAATTAAAACAGGGATGCCTATATACTATGATAATCCCAAAGAGGTTGGGGCTGACAGGATAGTTAATGCAGTGGCTGCATACGAGAAATATAAGCAGAGCCTGATTGTTGTTGACTTTGGAACTGCTACTACCTTCGATTATATATCGGCAAACGGTGAATACCATGGCGGGGTCATCGCCCCAGGGATTATAATTTCCAGTGAAGCTTTGTTCAAAAGGGCTTCTAAGCTGCCACATGTGGAATTAATCAAGCCCAAGTCAGTTATCGGTAAGGATACTATAAGCAGTATGCAAGCGGGGATTGTTTTAGGCTATGCCAGTTTAGTGGATGGAATCGTAAAAAGGATAAAAAAAGAAGTTAAATCAAATCCCAAGGTGATTGCAACGGGAGGATTGGCTTCCCTTATCGCATCAGTATCGGAAACGATAAGTGAGATTGATAAATATCTTACCTTGAAGGGACTGAGGATACTTCACGAAAGGAACAGGTAG